One genomic region from Maridesulfovibrio frigidus DSM 17176 encodes:
- a CDS encoding [protein-PII] uridylyltransferase family protein, whose protein sequence is MTSLSGPLTSVESLHAGREILLAACSKSMPQDFSQRMSLLVDEYFRARLEEAIGEGLLPGFAGISVVAVGGYGRGKLSPFSDLDVLLLIDSPKKLNLEDLAAFLFHPLWDLKFEVGHGVRSVQQNIKLAKDDFKVLGSLLDLRFVAGSEIPFETLAVKFKEKVIPAAGDSFCKTIWDNRSAIGVGMDSVVLEPDLKNGWGTLRDVQFVHWCASIKGNYFPLSDDDLENLLKDEALLIRVRSALHLVSGRKVDRLDIERLADVASLCGVKGYSPAKRGQDLLNELHAAMVRVRSLGNSLYRETFLRDSLNFISSDGLVTLKSALNLFEIKSHSGDPLTRDTRRAVAALDDISDISISDALGSLVKIFKGPFGWRASLEMLDSGLIGSFIPAFSKLAALVPYDGYHKYPPGRHSLLTVHKCCDIFREEFESPDNLEDKFNDKFLTDADLDILVLAAFFHDIGKGGREHSERGAEITAKILSQTNFPSEFNEDILFLIRSHLVLVKAARRIDLSDVDSLLEIGRKVGTPRRLRLLFILSMADSMATGPRVWNSWSESLLRELYNGLNHVLTEGDLLEVDSSLKIATTLEKVKALASDVLGEELIDTMLSAMPDRYILNEEPDEIVSHMQLVRRFNGAYEKDLIRKPSGKGGKGLNIVDVAEIEDGRTRLVIISRDQNFLFASQTGVLALHSINILSAEIFSWSDGTAVNIFTVKTPPAESIPEDLWARVERSIMYAMTGRLSLDYRLHKKRNSLFAKSNSAKVSTQISVDNDSSESYTIFEVKTQDRSGILYDIATTFSRMNIDLRMARISTTGNSVFDVFHVENSGWGKIEDREHVKELVGALEFAVSDS, encoded by the coding sequence ATGACATCTTTGTCCGGACCGCTCACTTCGGTTGAATCCCTTCATGCAGGGCGTGAAATTCTCCTTGCGGCATGCTCTAAGAGCATGCCGCAAGACTTTTCCCAGCGCATGTCTCTTCTTGTAGATGAATATTTTAGAGCAAGGCTGGAGGAGGCTATAGGTGAAGGACTCCTGCCGGGCTTTGCGGGTATTTCCGTCGTTGCCGTCGGGGGGTATGGGCGAGGAAAGCTCTCTCCTTTTTCTGATTTGGACGTATTGCTACTGATTGATTCTCCTAAAAAACTTAACTTGGAAGATTTGGCGGCTTTTCTTTTTCATCCGTTGTGGGATTTGAAATTTGAAGTTGGCCATGGCGTCCGCAGTGTTCAACAGAATATTAAACTTGCGAAAGACGATTTCAAAGTGCTTGGTTCATTGCTTGATCTACGTTTTGTAGCGGGTAGTGAAATTCCTTTCGAGACTCTTGCCGTCAAATTTAAAGAGAAGGTTATTCCTGCTGCAGGCGATTCATTTTGCAAAACAATATGGGATAACCGCAGCGCTATCGGAGTCGGTATGGACTCTGTTGTTCTTGAGCCTGATCTTAAGAATGGATGGGGGACTCTTAGAGATGTTCAGTTCGTTCACTGGTGTGCAAGTATTAAGGGGAACTATTTCCCGCTGAGTGATGATGATCTTGAAAATCTGCTTAAAGATGAAGCTCTTTTAATAAGAGTACGCTCCGCGTTGCATTTAGTCTCAGGTCGTAAGGTGGACCGTTTGGATATTGAGCGGCTTGCCGATGTCGCGTCACTTTGCGGCGTGAAAGGGTATTCTCCAGCAAAGCGCGGTCAGGATTTGCTAAATGAACTGCATGCGGCAATGGTTCGCGTGAGGTCTCTCGGCAATTCATTGTATAGGGAAACTTTCCTTCGCGATTCACTGAACTTCATTAGTTCAGATGGCCTGGTTACTTTGAAATCTGCTTTAAATCTTTTTGAAATAAAATCTCATAGCGGAGATCCCCTGACCCGTGATACTCGCCGCGCTGTAGCTGCTCTTGATGATATCTCCGATATTTCTATTAGCGATGCCTTAGGTTCTTTAGTAAAAATTTTTAAGGGACCTTTCGGCTGGAGAGCATCTCTTGAAATGCTTGATAGCGGATTGATCGGCTCCTTTATTCCTGCCTTTTCAAAATTAGCAGCACTTGTTCCTTACGACGGTTATCATAAATATCCTCCGGGCAGGCATTCCCTACTCACCGTTCATAAATGCTGCGATATTTTCAGGGAAGAGTTTGAATCGCCTGACAATTTAGAGGACAAGTTTAATGATAAATTTTTAACTGATGCGGATCTAGATATTTTGGTTTTAGCGGCCTTTTTTCATGACATAGGAAAAGGCGGTAGAGAGCATAGTGAGCGGGGCGCAGAAATTACTGCAAAGATCCTCTCACAGACAAATTTTCCATCTGAATTTAACGAAGACATCCTTTTTTTGATTCGGTCCCATCTGGTGCTGGTGAAAGCGGCTCGCCGCATTGATTTGAGTGATGTGGATTCGCTTCTTGAGATTGGGCGCAAGGTTGGAACCCCTAGAAGGCTTCGGCTTCTCTTTATTCTTTCTATGGCCGATTCCATGGCAACAGGCCCGAGAGTCTGGAATTCATGGAGTGAATCTCTGCTAAGGGAACTATATAACGGCTTGAACCATGTCTTGACTGAAGGCGATTTGCTTGAAGTAGATAGTTCTCTGAAAATCGCAACCACCCTTGAAAAGGTTAAAGCTCTAGCTTCAGATGTACTGGGTGAAGAGCTGATTGATACAATGCTCAGCGCGATGCCGGACAGGTATATTTTAAATGAAGAGCCAGACGAAATAGTTTCGCACATGCAGCTCGTCCGTAGGTTTAACGGGGCATATGAAAAGGATCTTATTCGCAAGCCCAGTGGTAAGGGGGGTAAGGGGCTTAATATAGTAGATGTTGCGGAAATTGAAGATGGTCGAACAAGGCTGGTAATTATTTCACGTGATCAGAATTTCTTATTCGCTTCTCAAACGGGAGTGCTCGCTCTTCACTCAATCAATATTTTGTCCGCGGAGATCTTTTCATGGAGTGATGGAACAGCTGTGAATATTTTCACTGTTAAAACTCCTCCCGCCGAATCAATTCCGGAGGATTTATGGGCGCGGGTTGAACGGTCCATTATGTACGCCATGACTGGCAGGCTCTCGCTTGATTACCGTTTGCATAAAAAAAGGAATTCACTTTTCGCCAAGTCAAACTCTGCAAAGGTTTCAACACAGATTTCAGTCGATAACGATTCCAGTGAATCTTATACAATTTTTGAAGTTAAGACGCAGGATCGTTCCGGAATTCTCTATGATATTGCAACAACTTTTTCACGCATGAATATTGATTTGCGCATGGCGAGAATTTCTACAACGGGAAACAGTGTTTTTGATGTTTTTCATGTGGAAAATTCGGGCTGGGGAAAGATTGAAGATCGTGAACATGTGAAGGAGCTTGTCGGAGCACTCGAATTTGCTGTTTCCGACTCTTAA
- a CDS encoding methyl-accepting chemotaxis protein gives MFPRMIIHMLVDALVFVAICLLLIFLPEPFAGSSTIPLLSLFVGGLATILVVDFVISLRGAKDCELGNQWMESVYGGRPLECDLSEVHKNFPESVGLGEHVKSLTAKLETAENDVRVQKEKKEKAYHLADDARAHAEQARCKGLLSAAKTLEAAVEGLRSESTLLGDASLRARDGAEKQQGLLSSVVTSMEQIDVSIAQSATRAETAADDAESAAEQAQSGEVVLKKTIESIGSVLENSNELNGLVAGLGVQADGIGNIMNVISDIADQTNLLALNAAIEAARAGDAGRGFAVVADEVRNLAEKTMEATRDVGTEIGRIQQHVEDTIAGVDTIAGLAGDASQLATQSGEALVDIVSLAGKSSVRVRKIAEEAIQQAEASSDVREGVTEVHSISDETGEAMSGASDSVGALGRRISDLDDMIGVFQLVGNGKVQEVISLLATSKDVQSRDRELQERAVRKYVREHSFLELVYITDHHGVQTISNISGQVQGYEEDSSSCGSNWAGRAWFTGPLEDKTLYISDVYQSSASGQNCITVSGPFLSPEGNVLGVIAADVRISG, from the coding sequence ATGTTTCCTAGAATGATAATCCATATGCTCGTTGACGCTTTGGTCTTTGTTGCAATTTGTTTGCTTCTTATTTTTCTCCCTGAACCTTTTGCAGGTAGCAGCACTATTCCTTTGCTTTCACTTTTCGTGGGGGGGCTTGCAACTATATTGGTGGTCGATTTTGTTATTTCACTTCGCGGAGCAAAAGATTGCGAACTCGGAAATCAATGGATGGAGTCAGTTTACGGCGGCCGCCCTTTGGAATGTGATCTCTCAGAAGTTCATAAGAATTTTCCTGAATCTGTGGGGCTTGGGGAACATGTTAAGTCATTAACTGCCAAGCTTGAAACAGCCGAAAATGATGTGCGTGTTCAGAAGGAGAAGAAAGAAAAAGCATATCACCTGGCCGATGATGCCAGAGCGCATGCGGAGCAGGCCCGTTGTAAGGGGCTCCTTTCTGCGGCAAAAACTCTTGAGGCCGCAGTTGAGGGACTCCGCAGCGAGTCAACTCTTCTTGGTGATGCCTCCTTGCGCGCTCGGGACGGGGCGGAAAAGCAGCAGGGGTTATTGTCTTCGGTTGTTACTTCCATGGAGCAGATTGATGTTTCCATTGCTCAGTCTGCAACTCGCGCTGAAACTGCTGCTGATGATGCAGAAAGCGCAGCTGAGCAGGCGCAGTCCGGGGAAGTTGTTCTTAAGAAGACGATTGAATCCATCGGATCTGTTCTTGAAAATTCTAACGAGCTTAACGGGCTTGTTGCAGGACTCGGAGTGCAGGCTGATGGCATTGGCAATATTATGAATGTTATTTCAGATATTGCGGATCAGACAAATCTTCTTGCCTTGAACGCTGCAATTGAAGCCGCGCGAGCTGGTGATGCGGGGCGCGGATTTGCCGTGGTGGCGGATGAGGTTCGTAATTTGGCTGAAAAAACTATGGAAGCTACCCGTGATGTCGGAACTGAAATAGGTAGAATACAGCAGCATGTAGAGGACACCATTGCTGGAGTTGATACCATCGCAGGTCTGGCGGGTGACGCTTCTCAGCTTGCAACTCAGTCAGGGGAGGCTCTTGTTGATATCGTTTCTCTTGCCGGAAAGAGTTCTGTACGGGTTCGTAAAATTGCCGAAGAAGCCATTCAGCAGGCCGAGGCTAGCAGTGATGTGCGGGAAGGCGTTACAGAAGTTCATTCTATTTCAGACGAAACAGGCGAAGCTATGTCCGGAGCATCTGATTCTGTAGGTGCCCTAGGTAGACGTATCTCTGACCTTGATGATATGATCGGAGTGTTTCAGTTAGTCGGTAACGGTAAGGTACAGGAAGTTATCAGTTTACTTGCCACATCAAAGGACGTGCAGTCTCGTGATCGCGAATTGCAGGAACGGGCCGTGAGAAAATATGTGCGGGAACACTCATTTCTTGAACTCGTGTACATTACGGATCATCACGGTGTTCAGACCATCAGCAATATTTCCGGACAGGTTCAGGGGTATGAAGAGGATAGCTCCTCATGTGGGTCAAATTGGGCTGGACGTGCTTGGTTTACTGGGCCCCTCGAAGATAAAACCCTCTATATTTCAGACGTATATCAATCTTCTGCTTCAGGGCAGAATTGTATTACTGTGTCAGGCCCTTTCCTCAGTCCTGAAGGAAATGTGCTCGGGGTGATTGCCGCAGATGTCAGAATTTCCGGATAA
- the purD gene encoding phosphoribosylamine--glycine ligase, whose translation MKVLIVGSGGREHALSWKLGQSPKVSEIFIAPGNGGTRLEGTNVPIKDDDLPGLVKFAKENKIDLVVAGPELPLVLGIKEALSKEGIPCFGPGAYSANLEGSKAFSKMVMRDSGVPTAPFQVFDEFARAKTFVESKGAPIVIKADGLAAGKGVVVASTVEEAIEALESMMIRKDFGSAGERVVVEEALQGEEASFLAFCSGEDYALLPSAQDHKAVGEGDTGPNTGGMGAYSPAPILPREKYEETAELCIKPVLKLLADRGEPFVGILYAGLMYTPDGPSVLEYNVRFGDPECQPLLMRLDSDLAEIMLACVEGRISEVDVKLKSETTMCVVMAAGGYPGPYEKGMEITGFEEAEQVEGVKVFQAGTTYQDGKTLTNGGRVLGVTALGSDLSIAQAKAYEAVEKLSFKDAYFRRDIGNKGLK comes from the coding sequence ATGAAAGTACTTATAGTCGGTTCAGGTGGAAGGGAACACGCTTTATCTTGGAAACTTGGGCAGAGCCCGAAGGTTTCTGAAATTTTTATTGCACCGGGAAACGGGGGAACTCGTCTTGAAGGCACAAACGTTCCGATCAAAGACGATGATTTACCCGGTCTGGTTAAATTTGCTAAAGAAAATAAAATAGACCTTGTTGTCGCAGGTCCTGAATTACCTCTTGTTTTAGGTATAAAGGAAGCTCTGTCTAAAGAGGGCATTCCATGTTTCGGTCCGGGAGCATATTCCGCAAATCTTGAAGGCAGCAAAGCTTTTTCTAAGATGGTTATGCGTGATTCCGGCGTGCCTACTGCACCATTTCAGGTCTTTGATGAATTTGCACGTGCTAAAACTTTTGTTGAAAGCAAGGGCGCTCCTATTGTTATCAAGGCTGACGGACTTGCAGCAGGTAAGGGTGTTGTAGTTGCTTCTACAGTTGAAGAAGCAATCGAAGCCCTCGAATCAATGATGATAAGAAAAGATTTCGGATCTGCCGGAGAAAGAGTTGTTGTTGAAGAAGCGCTTCAAGGTGAAGAAGCTTCTTTCTTGGCATTCTGCTCAGGTGAAGATTACGCGCTCCTTCCTTCCGCTCAGGACCACAAAGCTGTGGGTGAAGGAGATACTGGGCCAAATACCGGTGGTATGGGCGCATATAGTCCTGCTCCGATTTTGCCTCGCGAAAAATACGAAGAAACAGCTGAACTGTGTATCAAGCCTGTGCTTAAGCTTCTGGCAGACAGAGGAGAGCCTTTCGTAGGTATCCTTTACGCTGGACTTATGTACACACCTGATGGACCTTCAGTTTTAGAATATAACGTGCGTTTCGGTGATCCTGAATGTCAGCCGCTACTTATGCGTCTTGATAGTGATCTTGCCGAAATAATGCTTGCCTGTGTTGAGGGTAGAATTTCTGAGGTGGACGTTAAGCTTAAGTCAGAAACAACCATGTGTGTTGTTATGGCTGCTGGCGGTTACCCCGGTCCTTACGAAAAGGGCATGGAAATTACTGGCTTTGAAGAAGCTGAGCAGGTTGAAGGTGTTAAGGTTTTCCAAGCTGGTACAACATATCAGGATGGGAAAACTCTTACTAACGGAGGCCGTGTACTGGGCGTAACCGCTCTAGGGAGCGACCTTTCTATAGCTCAGGCGAAAGCTTACGAAGCTGTAGAAAAACTTTCCTTTAAGGACGCGTACTTCCGCCGCGATATCGGAAATAAAGGACTTAAATAA
- the purE gene encoding 5-(carboxyamino)imidazole ribonucleotide mutase: protein MSAAKVAIFMGSISDRDTMQPCSDLLTKLDIPHVFTVSSAHRTPERTANLVKDLEAKGCQIFICAAGLAAHLAGAVAAKTIKPVLGVPICGSALGGMDALLATVQMPPGFPVGTLALDKVGAKNAAWMAAQILALHDDKIGAKIIEARQGFVDAVEKAAAELESA, encoded by the coding sequence ATGAGCGCAGCAAAAGTAGCCATTTTTATGGGGTCAATTTCAGACAGGGACACAATGCAGCCTTGTTCTGACTTGCTTACCAAATTAGATATTCCACATGTTTTCACGGTTTCTTCCGCACATCGCACTCCTGAAAGGACTGCTAATCTTGTGAAGGATCTAGAAGCTAAAGGTTGCCAGATTTTTATCTGTGCCGCCGGACTTGCAGCTCACCTTGCTGGTGCCGTTGCTGCTAAAACTATTAAGCCTGTGCTTGGCGTGCCTATTTGCGGTTCCGCTTTAGGTGGAATGGATGCGCTTCTGGCAACTGTTCAGATGCCTCCGGGATTTCCAGTTGGAACTCTTGCTCTTGATAAAGTCGGAGCTAAAAATGCTGCATGGATGGCAGCTCAGATTTTAGCTCTACATGATGATAAGATCGGCGCTAAAATTATCGAAGCCAGACAGGGATTTGTTGATGCTGTAGAAAAAGCTGCGGCAGAACTTGAATCTGCATAG
- a CDS encoding LysE family translocator: MSLEFWVMYVVTVFLASIIPGPSMILALSHGMRFGAKKTMATALGNSAASFLQAVISIAGLGALLAASETAFMVVKYTGAAYLVWIGIKMIFSGEFKVNAQKSANGEIVSSQKLFMQGFWVAAGNPKAIVFFSALFPQFISVQYAGIQHFAMLLGLLTLIAFGCMMIYATGGEKVTGLIKESFAGRYMNKVLGTSFVGLGLGLACSRR; encoded by the coding sequence ATGTCGCTAGAATTTTGGGTTATGTATGTTGTCACAGTTTTTCTTGCATCGATAATACCTGGGCCGAGTATGATACTGGCTTTGTCGCACGGTATGAGGTTTGGCGCTAAAAAAACGATGGCGACTGCCCTTGGAAATAGCGCAGCTTCTTTTTTACAGGCTGTGATTTCCATCGCGGGGCTTGGCGCTCTTTTGGCGGCTTCAGAAACAGCGTTCATGGTGGTTAAGTATACGGGGGCGGCTTATCTTGTCTGGATAGGAATAAAAATGATCTTTTCCGGCGAGTTTAAGGTTAACGCTCAAAAATCCGCCAATGGAGAAATTGTTTCTTCTCAGAAATTATTCATGCAGGGATTTTGGGTTGCTGCTGGTAATCCGAAAGCGATTGTTTTTTTCAGCGCGCTTTTTCCGCAATTTATCAGCGTTCAGTATGCTGGGATTCAGCACTTTGCAATGCTCTTAGGCTTGCTTACGCTTATAGCGTTCGGCTGTATGATGATTTATGCAACTGGCGGAGAGAAGGTTACAGGGCTCATTAAAGAATCTTTTGCCGGCAGGTATATGAATAAGGTTCTTGGAACATCTTTTGTCGGCCTTGGGCTGGGGCTTGCGTGTTCGCGCAGGTAG
- a CDS encoding response regulator produces the protein MKKILIIDDDPKMRDLLKHYLKKEQATILFAPDGEEGIQLFADHEIDLVILDIFMPNMDGIQTIIEIKQKKTDSKIIVISGGGEHTGLEYIKQAKALGAKEALVKPFTKADFLKTVHGMMS, from the coding sequence ATGAAAAAGATTCTTATAATTGATGATGACCCTAAGATGCGGGACCTGCTCAAACACTATTTGAAGAAAGAGCAAGCAACTATTCTATTCGCCCCCGACGGCGAAGAAGGTATACAGTTGTTTGCAGACCATGAGATCGACCTTGTAATATTAGACATTTTCATGCCCAATATGGATGGAATTCAAACCATTATAGAAATAAAGCAGAAAAAAACAGATAGCAAAATTATAGTTATTTCTGGTGGTGGGGAACATACCGGACTTGAATATATTAAACAGGCCAAAGCTCTAGGCGCAAAAGAAGCCCTGGTTAAACCATTCACTAAAGCTGATTTCCTGAAAACTGTTCATGGAATGATGAGCTGA
- a CDS encoding Hpt domain-containing protein: MNFKDYADRFELDKALERFCGDKELLCEAIAIYKEEAKKHLEKIEMLLQTGDLQKASLHAHTLKGESGTVGAAAAQFASDKLEKATKNNELKNSQELYEKVTEEANLAFKFLPETIEQI, translated from the coding sequence ATGAATTTTAAAGACTATGCTGATCGTTTTGAGCTTGATAAAGCATTAGAAAGATTTTGCGGAGACAAAGAACTGCTCTGTGAAGCTATCGCCATATACAAAGAAGAAGCAAAAAAACACCTCGAAAAAATTGAAATGCTCCTTCAAACAGGCGATCTGCAAAAAGCTTCGCTTCATGCCCACACCTTAAAAGGTGAATCTGGAACAGTCGGAGCCGCCGCCGCACAATTTGCAAGTGATAAATTGGAAAAAGCGACTAAAAATAACGAACTAAAGAACTCGCAAGAGCTCTATGAAAAAGTCACTGAAGAAGCAAACTTGGCCTTTAAATTTCTTCCCGAAACAATAGAACAAATTTAA
- the htpG gene encoding molecular chaperone HtpG, which produces MTEQTEKFEFKAEINQLLDILVHSLYTNREIFMRELVSNASDALDKMRFETTRDPELDDDIEPQISISYNEEAKTITIADTGIGMTKEEVMANIGTIAHSGSAEFIKQAVDSKENLDSLIGRFGVGFYSAYMVSDKVVVRTKSFKKDAPAIQWTSDGKTNYELTILDEEMAHGTSIEVFLKDDMVERFGSEDKLKGIISKHSNFVSFPIMIQDERVNTVTALWREPKFQIKQEQYEEFYKFLTYDSQPPISNLHFSVDAPVQFNSLLFVPEKDLDIFGMDRDNWGIDLYVRRVLIERQNKNLLPEYLSFIKGVVDTEDLPLNISRETLQDNLLIGKIRSTMTKQVLGQLEKIATDDPETYAKFWKAHAKIFKAGHQDFLNKDKYANLLRFDSSKAEADTLVSFDDYIERVKEDQKEIYYAFVASREAANLNPHLEIFRNKDIEVMYLYEPIDEFVMEGLREHKEFKLIAAEYADLENLDKFESAKKENEATPLNEEETKDMDALAAKMKEVLGDEVAEVIISERLSDSPCRLISPSGGMTSSMEKIMKVMHKDTSIPTKTMEINADHPLLRSMLNIFKVNADDEFIELSSRQLLESALLLEGYLNDPHALVGRIQNLLTKAGGWYAELEKKD; this is translated from the coding sequence ATGACTGAACAGACAGAAAAATTTGAATTTAAGGCTGAAATTAACCAGCTTCTCGACATCCTCGTCCACTCTCTCTACACCAACCGCGAAATTTTCATGAGAGAGCTAGTATCAAACGCTTCTGATGCTCTTGATAAAATGCGTTTTGAAACAACCCGCGATCCTGAACTTGATGACGACATCGAACCGCAGATCAGTATTTCCTACAATGAAGAAGCTAAGACGATCACAATAGCTGACACCGGAATAGGCATGACGAAAGAAGAAGTCATGGCAAATATCGGAACAATCGCACATTCCGGCTCTGCTGAGTTCATCAAGCAGGCAGTTGATTCCAAAGAAAATCTGGACAGCCTCATTGGTCGTTTCGGAGTTGGCTTTTACTCCGCTTACATGGTTTCAGACAAAGTTGTTGTCCGCACAAAATCTTTCAAGAAAGATGCTCCTGCTATTCAGTGGACTTCTGATGGTAAGACCAACTATGAATTGACCATTCTTGATGAAGAAATGGCTCACGGAACTTCCATTGAAGTGTTCCTCAAAGACGACATGGTTGAGCGTTTCGGTTCCGAAGATAAGCTTAAAGGAATCATTTCCAAGCACTCAAATTTCGTTTCTTTCCCAATCATGATTCAGGACGAAAGGGTCAACACCGTAACAGCTCTCTGGCGTGAACCTAAGTTCCAGATCAAACAGGAACAGTACGAAGAATTCTACAAATTCCTCACCTACGATTCACAGCCACCTATCAGCAATCTTCATTTCTCCGTTGATGCTCCGGTTCAGTTCAACAGCCTTCTTTTCGTGCCTGAAAAAGATCTCGATATCTTCGGCATGGATCGCGACAACTGGGGAATCGACCTTTACGTCCGCAGAGTACTCATCGAGCGCCAGAATAAGAATCTGCTCCCTGAATACCTCAGTTTCATCAAAGGTGTCGTAGATACCGAAGACCTACCGCTGAATATTTCCCGTGAGACACTACAGGACAACCTGCTCATCGGTAAAATCCGTTCAACAATGACCAAGCAGGTTCTCGGACAGCTTGAAAAAATCGCAACAGACGATCCAGAAACATACGCAAAATTCTGGAAAGCGCACGCTAAGATTTTCAAAGCAGGTCATCAGGATTTCTTGAACAAAGATAAATACGCAAATCTTCTCCGCTTTGATTCATCCAAAGCTGAAGCCGATACTCTCGTATCATTTGATGATTACATCGAGCGCGTAAAAGAAGACCAGAAAGAAATATACTATGCATTCGTTGCCAGCCGTGAAGCTGCCAACCTAAACCCGCATCTTGAAATCTTCCGCAATAAAGATATCGAAGTTATGTACCTTTACGAACCAATTGATGAGTTCGTCATGGAAGGGCTTCGTGAGCACAAAGAATTCAAGCTTATAGCCGCTGAATATGCTGACCTCGAAAACCTCGATAAGTTTGAATCAGCTAAAAAAGAAAATGAAGCTACTCCGCTAAATGAAGAAGAAACAAAAGACATGGACGCTCTAGCAGCGAAGATGAAAGAAGTACTTGGCGATGAAGTAGCTGAAGTTATCATTTCTGAAAGACTCAGCGACAGCCCATGCCGCCTGATCAGCCCTTCCGGAGGAATGACATCCTCCATGGAAAAGATCATGAAAGTCATGCACAAGGATACTTCAATCCCAACCAAGACTATGGAAATCAATGCTGATCATCCTCTTCTCCGTTCAATGCTGAACATTTTCAAAGTCAACGCAGACGATGAGTTCATTGAACTATCCTCCAGGCAGTTGCTTGAATCAGCACTTCTACTTGAAGGCTACCTGAACGATCCTCACGCGCTTGTAGGCAGAATCCAGAATCTGCTAACGAAAGCGGGCGGATGGTACGCAGAGCTAGAAAAGAAAGACTAG
- a CDS encoding MerR family transcriptional regulator, whose product MTDKKLLSIAEISRLLEVPESTLHYWKNRFAQYLPSTGRNRQKRFKPEAVEMFSLIAAMLKQGHTTEDVMAELSKKYPVNVAIEQIMPEGSEQAVPMQSATVGIEPAVQIAAAMGAEIAKSINEGLKGLFASLPPASIGVDPAISEEIRCGIEKTTKDLNEQGENIQTLKSENTELKDKLSIMEAELVRLRKDRRELEKYLLDKLKAVTK is encoded by the coding sequence GTGACGGACAAAAAACTTCTCTCCATTGCAGAGATTTCCCGCTTACTAGAAGTCCCGGAATCAACTCTTCATTATTGGAAAAACCGTTTCGCGCAGTACCTTCCAAGTACAGGCCGAAATCGTCAAAAAAGATTTAAGCCAGAAGCGGTAGAAATGTTCTCACTCATAGCAGCAATGCTTAAGCAAGGACACACCACCGAAGATGTGATGGCTGAACTATCTAAAAAATATCCAGTTAATGTCGCAATTGAACAGATTATGCCAGAAGGTTCTGAGCAAGCAGTTCCCATGCAATCCGCAACAGTCGGCATTGAGCCTGCGGTTCAAATTGCCGCAGCAATGGGCGCAGAAATAGCAAAGTCTATTAATGAGGGATTAAAAGGACTATTTGCAAGTCTTCCTCCAGCTTCCATCGGGGTAGACCCGGCCATATCTGAGGAAATCAGGTGCGGCATTGAAAAGACAACTAAAGATTTAAATGAGCAGGGTGAGAACATTCAAACCCTCAAATCAGAGAACACCGAACTCAAAGATAAGCTATCTATAATGGAAGCAGAGCTCGTAAGACTGCGCAAAGATAGACGAGAACTTGAAAAGTACCTTCTTGACAAGCTGAAAGCCGTAACTAAATAG
- a CDS encoding type III pantothenate kinase, whose product MKHEVILLFDVGNTNTKIGFSTRSEIGPSFVLPTDPGGTADSWGLRLLEICKVAGYSPDEIIGGAVSSVVPPMNPILKSAVKRFFSCELSFAPDDIKLSIENHYERPWEVGADRLVTAFSGRLISDSENLIVVDFGTATTFDCVVGNAYMGGLICPGVLSSTKALSSGTAKLPHITLELETTVIRPGKSTADSLNQGLIFGFAAMVEGLSERLSGTLGGEVELIATGGFATKIAEVCRAINRVEPTLLLDGLRMAWFGVKE is encoded by the coding sequence TTGAAACATGAAGTTATTTTACTTTTCGACGTTGGAAATACTAACACTAAGATCGGTTTTTCGACACGTTCGGAAATTGGGCCATCTTTCGTTTTGCCAACAGATCCCGGTGGGACTGCTGACTCCTGGGGGCTTAGGCTTCTAGAAATATGTAAAGTTGCGGGATATTCTCCGGACGAGATTATCGGAGGTGCCGTTTCTTCTGTTGTGCCGCCTATGAACCCGATTTTGAAGTCTGCCGTTAAAAGATTTTTTTCCTGCGAGCTTAGCTTTGCACCTGATGATATTAAGCTGAGCATCGAAAATCATTATGAGCGGCCATGGGAAGTCGGAGCGGATAGGCTTGTTACGGCCTTTTCGGGGCGCCTTATTAGTGATAGTGAGAATTTGATTGTGGTTGATTTCGGTACGGCGACAACATTTGATTGCGTCGTTGGTAATGCATATATGGGTGGCTTGATTTGTCCCGGAGTATTGTCGTCTACAAAGGCGCTTTCCTCTGGCACAGCAAAGCTTCCACATATTACTCTTGAGCTTGAAACCACGGTCATACGGCCTGGTAAAAGCACCGCGGACAGCCTGAATCAGGGGCTTATTTTCGGATTTGCCGCCATGGTTGAAGGGCTGAGTGAAAGATTAAGTGGTACTTTGGGCGGTGAGGTCGAACTCATTGCCACTGGCGGCTTTGCTACAAAGATCGCTGAAGTTTGTCGGGCCATTAACCGCGTGGAGCCTACACTCCTTTTGGACGGGCTTCGCATGGCATGGTTTGGCGTGAAAGAATAA